One window from the genome of Natrialba magadii ATCC 43099 encodes:
- a CDS encoding DUF7350 domain-containing protein — translation MQDITPITDEMEIDRRTLIAKTGAATGVLALAGCLSGDDDEEDEDDPDAENGDENGAGEDYGDGRPTIEVEDPPNAVYLPTHREAMRMLDPVEAGDMMLGPMLSYPHDFWTIAGSGEDAVERESPDDGRGVHMMFTLWDQQTGTVLPVDDGVQIRVYDGDEQVGSPVSPWSMISQEMGFHFGDNVTLPEDGTYTVEVTVPPLSVRKTGDLVGRLDERVSATFEFEYDDEFRHEVIGGVQYLDESEWGDRGALEPMDHGDHGEHGDHDDHDDHDDGHDHEDEHDDGHEHGDHDSHDDGEHEHDHGDEHDHDSENDHNGHGDHAHVPYSALPQIEEYDGTILATADDESGSAGVPTDHDSLPRSDDAAILAALFEDGSADAERLADDGDGDGNAATGQYLLVSPRTPYNRVPLADAALSVTVERDGDTVVGPDAGLTETLDSEYGIHYGLVVDDAQIEAGDSVTVTIDSPPQVARHQGYDTAFLEMPSVEFTVPEQ, via the coding sequence ATGCAGGACATTACGCCGATCACAGACGAGATGGAGATCGACCGCAGGACGCTCATCGCCAAAACGGGCGCAGCGACGGGGGTGCTCGCACTCGCCGGCTGTCTCAGCGGTGACGACGATGAGGAAGACGAAGACGATCCGGACGCCGAAAACGGCGACGAGAACGGTGCCGGCGAGGACTACGGCGACGGGCGACCCACGATCGAGGTGGAGGACCCGCCGAACGCGGTCTACCTCCCGACCCACCGCGAGGCCATGCGGATGCTCGATCCGGTCGAAGCCGGCGACATGATGCTCGGCCCGATGCTCTCGTATCCGCACGATTTCTGGACCATCGCTGGCAGCGGGGAGGACGCCGTCGAACGCGAGAGTCCGGACGACGGCCGTGGCGTCCACATGATGTTCACGCTCTGGGACCAGCAGACGGGAACTGTGCTGCCAGTCGACGACGGCGTCCAAATTCGTGTCTACGACGGCGACGAGCAGGTTGGGTCGCCGGTCTCGCCGTGGTCGATGATCTCCCAGGAGATGGGCTTTCACTTTGGCGACAACGTCACCCTTCCCGAAGACGGGACATACACCGTCGAGGTGACGGTTCCGCCGCTTTCGGTGCGAAAGACCGGCGACCTCGTGGGCCGACTCGACGAGCGCGTGAGCGCGACCTTCGAGTTCGAGTACGACGACGAGTTCCGCCACGAGGTGATCGGCGGCGTCCAGTACCTCGACGAATCTGAGTGGGGAGACCGTGGTGCACTGGAGCCGATGGATCACGGTGATCACGGCGAGCATGGTGATCACGATGACCACGACGACCACGACGACGGTCACGACCACGAGGATGAACACGACGACGGCCACGAACACGGCGACCACGACAGCCACGACGACGGAGAACACGAACACGACCACGGAGATGAACACGATCACGACAGTGAGAACGACCACAACGGCCACGGCGACCACGCACACGTCCCCTACTCCGCTCTCCCCCAGATCGAGGAGTACGACGGTACGATCCTCGCTACTGCTGACGACGAGTCCGGTTCCGCCGGCGTTCCAACCGACCACGACTCGCTCCCACGAAGCGACGATGCAGCGATCCTCGCAGCACTCTTCGAGGACGGATCCGCGGACGCGGAACGGCTCGCTGACGACGGCGACGGCGACGGTAACGCTGCCACCGGCCAGTACCTCCTCGTCTCCCCACGAACGCCGTACAACCGTGTCCCGCTCGCCGACGCCGCGCTCAGCGTCACCGTCGAGCGCGACGGCGACACGGTCGTCGGCCCTGACGCAGGGCTCACGGAAACCCTCGATAGCGAGTACGGCATCCACTACGGATTGGTGGTCGACGACGCACAGATCGAAGCCGGCGATTCAGTGACGGTCACGATCGACTCACCACCACAGGTCGCGCGCCACCAGGGGTACGACACAGCCTTCCTCGAGATGCCCTCGGTCGAGTTCACCGTTCCCGAGCAATGA